In one Nicotiana sylvestris chromosome 8, ASM39365v2, whole genome shotgun sequence genomic region, the following are encoded:
- the LOC138875924 gene encoding uncharacterized protein: MNKVVPNWKWYTNAGHGPRNRIWIAWKSEEIQFTVMDTSDQVIHGLVKTKTKEFQFSAVYGLHTVHTRREMWIKLRNLNAQITRSWLIMGDFNSIIDVEDRRYGSEVQAHETKDFKEFMEECKMNELPTVGRTYTWTNNYVYIRIDRAIVNADWMITMPPLQVQILDPHFLDHSPLRVEVEIPADSGRKPFKFFNYLADHPDFERTVHDNWARTKGKMIGVWQNLKTIRKEMKKLNARTKTSEMLHKVRTELE; the protein is encoded by the coding sequence ATGAATAAAGTTGTACCAAACTGGAAATGGTACACTAATGCAGGACATGGGCCAAGAAATAGAATATGGATAGCGTGGAAATCGGAGGAGATTCAGTTCACTGTCATGGATACATCAGATCAAGTGATCCATGGACTAGTGAAAACAAAGACAAAAGAGTTTCAATTTTCAGCTGTGTATGGGTTACACACAGTACACACTAGAAGGGAGATGTGGATTAAGCTAAGGAATTTGAATGCGCAAATAACAAGATCATGGCTGATCATGGGAGATTTCAATTCCATAATTGATGTTGAGGATAGAAGGTATGGAAGTGAAGTCCAAGCACATGAAACTAAGGACTTCAAAGAGTTCATGGAAGAATGCAAGATGAATGAATTGCCAACGGTCGGAAGGACATATACATGGACCAATAACTATGTGTATATTAGAATTGATCGAGCAATTGTTAACGCTGACTGGATGATTACTATGCCCCCTTTACAGGTTCAAATACTGGATCCTCATTTTTTAGATCACTCACCTTTGAGGGTTGAGGTAGAGATACCTGCTGATAGTGGGAGAAAACCTTTCAAGTTCTTCAACTACTTAGCTGACCACCCAGACTTTGAAAGAACAGTACATGACAATTGGGCAAGGACGAAGGGAAAGATGATTGGAGTATGGCAGAATTTGAAGACAATTAGAAAAGAAATGAAGAAGCTGAATGCAAGAACAAAGACCAGTGAGATGCTACACAAGGTCAGAACTGAACTAGAATAA
- the LOC138875925 gene encoding uncharacterized protein: protein MRSLEQSLKNMQGLSGQKSVSYTDLCMFPHVHLPSGFKTPKFEKYDGHGDPIAHLKKYCNQLRGVGGKEELLMAYFGESLIGIASEWYMDQDISCWHIWDDLAQDFVRQFQYNIDIAPDRNSLTNLKKKPSENFREYAIKWREQASRVKPLMDEIEMVTVFLQAQEPDYFQNMMSAMGKPFVEAIKIGDMVEHSLKTGRILSQAAIRATSQAIQGGYGGMTNNRTREETTMAASGGRRYQAPRPVFSEITPQHYYPHSDMVYAPPLYAVMNAQPFSRPQPQANRNQPPFQRNQPTHQNHYNPRPSQNNFRPREPPRRPNYTPIGKPYSTLFPKLVQMNLLQPIPPNGQNPESPSYQQGVRCAYHSGVEGHDTNNCWTLKQAVENLLEQGKIVLKDNDVPNVTNNPLPAHNNGPIIGMIYEDKEFDPALKAIIAIANVERKPKATPKQEKGEKKSKITETEPKKKIDVSNQAYVV, encoded by the coding sequence atgagaagccttgaacagagcttaaagaacatgcaaggtttgagcgggcaaaagagtgtCTCCTATACAGATCTGTGTATGTTCCCACATGTACACTTGCCGTCAGGGttcaaaacaccaaagtttgaaaagtatgacgggcacggcgaccccattgctcatctgaAGAAGTATTGCAATCAGTTACGGGGGGTCGgtggcaaagaagaattgttgatggcatattttggggagaGCCTAATCGGCATCgcctcagagtggtatatggatcaAGACATCTCATGTTGGCAtatctgggatgatcttgccCAAGACTTTGTTCGGCAGTTTCAATACAACATAGACATTGCGCCGGATAGGAACTCTCtgacaaatctaaagaagaaaccctcagaaAATTTCAGAGAGTATGCAATTAAGTGGCGCGAACAAGCTTCAAGAGTGAAACCTCTAATGgatgagatagaaatggtcactgtcttcctgcaagcccaagagcccgattactttcagaatatgatgtcggccatgggaaaacCTTTTGTAGAGGCCATCAAAATTGGTGACATGGTAGAACacagtttgaaaacaggtaggattttgagtcaggcagccatcaGAGCAACCTCTCAAGCCATCCAAGGCGGGTATGGAGGAATGACAAATAATAGGACAAGAGAAGAAACAACCATGGCAGCATCAGGGGGAAGAAGATACCAGGCCCCTAGACCTGTGTTCTCTGAAATAACCCCTCAACACTACTATCCTCATTCTGATATGGTCTATGCTCCACCACTTTATGCGGTTATGAATGCTCAACCTTTCAGCCGACCGCAACCACAGGCTAACAGAAATCAACCTCCATTCCAAAGAAACCAGCCTACTCACCAAAACCACTATAATCCTCGACCTTCCCAGAATAacttccgtcctcgggaaccacccaggagacccaactatacaCCAATCGGTAAACCCTACTCCACCCtgttccctaagcttgtccagatgAATTTACTGCAGCCCATACCCCCAAACGGGCAAAACCCGgaatcaccatcatatcagcagggtgtcaggtgtgcataccattcaggggtagaagggcacgatacaaacaactgttggacattgaaacaagcggtAGAGAACTtgttagagcaagggaaaattgtGTTGAAAGATAATgatgtcccaaatgtgaccaataatccgctgcccgctcacaacaacgggccgataatCGGGATGATTTatgaagacaaagaatttgatccggcgcttaaggccataattgctattgctaatgtagaaaggaagcccaaggcaaccccgaagcaagagaaaggggaaaagaagagtaAAATCACCGAGACTGAACCGAAAAAGAAAATTGATGTATCCAATCAGGCCTATGTGGTATAG